The following coding sequences are from one Plectropomus leopardus isolate mb chromosome 10, YSFRI_Pleo_2.0, whole genome shotgun sequence window:
- the prpf40a gene encoding pre-mRNA-processing factor 40 homolog A isoform X3 has product MMGPPGIPPHFPPIGMPPMGQRPPSMTSMPPGIIPPGIMPPMGAPPMGQMPGMMPPMMPGMMMPPRMPAAAVQPTGPPGVDSTAAAPGTASTTNGSPQEEQPKKKSVWTEHKSLDGKTYFYNTETKQSTWEKPDELKSPAEQMLSKCPWKEYKSDTGKPYYYNSQTKESRWTKPKELEDLEAMIKAEENGTAEAMAPGTTAAPAVQADNTATMATVMEAETATAVSEEHLSQAAVHHTAEVKTADAPVVSLESSAATEATASIEITKEERPELQKKTYKWNTKEEAKQAFKELLKEKGVSSNSSWEQAMKMIINDPRYSALPKLSEKKQAFNAYKVQTEKEEKEEARIKYKESKETFQRFLENHEKMTSTTRYKKAEQMFSEQEVWSCVPERDRLEIYEDVLFFLAKKEKEQAKQLRKRNWEALKNILDNMANVTYRTTWSEAQQYLLDNPTFAEDEELQNMDKEDALICFEEHIRALEKEEEEEKQKTLLRERRRQRKNREAFQKFLDELHDHGQLHSMSAWMEMYPTLSSDIRFANMLGQPGSTPLDLFKFYVEDLKARYHDEKRIIKDILKDKGFLVEVNTSFEDFGSVISSDKRATTLDAGNIKLAFNSLLEKAEAREREREKEEARKMKRKEAAFKNMLKQATPPLEPETTWEEVRDRFLKESAFEDVTLESERKRIFKDFMHVLEHECQHHHSKTKKHSKKSKKHHRKRSRSRSVGSLHCTRQRIGSESEEEEYHKKKKRSQSKSPSERSSSGESERSYKKSKKHKKKGKKRRHKSATPDSDNDKKGRDRDGKREKDLEKDKENDKSRGKSRSDSKQKSPKRKAAKEEGGWDTSGSELSEGELEKRRRTLLEQLDAP; this is encoded by the exons ATG ATGGGACCACCAGGAATACCGCCTCATTTTCCTCCCATTGGAATGCCCCCTATGGGACAGCGACCACCCAGCATGACTTCCATGCCTCCTGGTATAATTCCTCCTGGTATCATGCCACCAATGGGGGCACCGCCAATGGGACAG ATGCCAGGCATGATGCCACCTATGATGCCAGGGATGATGATGCCCCCTCGCATGCCAGCTGCGGCTGTACAACCAACGGGACCG CCTGGTGTTGACTCCACAG ctgcagcaccTGGAACAGCT AGTACTACAAATGGATCTCCACAGGAGGAACAGCCAAAGAAG AAGTCCGTGTGGACAGAACACAAATCACTGGATGGGAAGACCTACTTCTACAATACAGAGACTAAGCAGTCCACATGGGAGAAACCAGATGAACTCAAATCTCCTGCTGAG caaatgctGTCTAAATGCCCTTGGAAGGAGTACAAGTCTGACACAGGGAAGCCTTATTATTACAACTCTCAGACGAAGGAGTCCAGATGGACCAAACCCAAAGAGCTGGAGGATCTGGAAG CTATGATCAAAGCAGAGGAGAATGG AACGGCAGAGGCAATGGCTCCTGGCACCACAGCAGCTCCTGCAGTGCAAGCAGATAATACAGCCACTATGGCAACCGTAATGGAGGCGGAAACTGCAACAGCAGTCTCAGAGGAGCACCTGTCTCAGGCGGCCGTGCATCACACAGCTGAGGTCAAGACTGCAGATGCACCTGTGGTGTCCTTAGAGAGCTCAGCTGCCACAGAGGCCACAGCCAG TATTGAAATCACAAAAGAGGAACGGCCTGAACTGCAGAAGAAAACTTACAAGTGGAACACTAAAGAGGAGGCGAAGCAGGCCTTCAAAGAGCTGCTGAAGGAGAAG GGTGTGTCCTCAAATTCCTCTTGGGAACAGGCTatgaaaatgataattaatGACCCTCGATACAG TGCACTTCCCAAACTGAGTGAGAAGAAACAGGCGTTCAATGCCTACAAAGTCCaaacagaaaaggaagaaaaagaggaggccAGAATTAAATACAAGGAGTCCAAAGAGACCTTTCAAAGGTTTTTGGAGAACCACGAGAAGATGACATCTACCACCAGATACAA GAAAGCAGAGCAGATGTTTAGTGAGCAGGAGGTGTGGAGCTGTGTACCAGAGAGGGACAGGCTGGAGATCTATGAAGATGTGTTGTTCTTCCTTGCTAAGAAAGAGAAG GAGCAAGCCAAGCAACTAAGAAAGAGAAACTGGGAAGCTCTGAAgaacattttggacaacatggcCAATGTAACATACCGCACTACCTGGTCTGAGGCCCAGCAGTACCTGCTAGACAACCCCACCTTTGCAGAGGACGAGGAGCTGCAGA ACATGGATAAAGAGGATGCCCTCATTTGTTTTGAGGAGCACATCCGGGcgctggagaaggaggaggaggaggagaaacagaagaCTCTTCTAAGAGAAAGGAGACGACAACGCAAAAACAGAGAGGCATTCCAG AAATTCCTGGACGAGCTCCACGACCACGGTCAGCTTCACTCCATGTCTGCCTGGATGGAGATGTACCCGACCCTGAGCTCAGACATTCGCTTCGCCAACATGCTTGGCCAGCCGG GTTCCACTCCCCTAGATCTGTTTAAATTCTATGTGGAAGACTTGAAGGCCCGCTACCATGATGAAAAGAGGATCATCAAAGATATTCTTAAG GACAAAGGCTTCCTGGTGGAAGTAAACACGAGCTTTGAAGACTTCGGATCAGTAATCAGCTCAGACAAGAGAGCCACCACACTGGATGCAGGAAACATCAAGCTGGCATTCAACAGT TTGCTGGAGAAGGCagaagccagagagagagagcgagagaaggaggaggccaggaagatgaagaggaaagaagcagcctttaaaaacatgctgaagCAGGCCACACCACCACTGGAGCCAGAGACTACGTGGGAGGAG GTCAGAGACAGATTCTTAAAGGAATCTGCCTTTGAAGACGTGACTCTGGAGTCAGAGAGGAAAAGGATATTCAAAGACTTTATGCATGTCCTAGAG catgaATGCCAACATCACCACTCCAAGACTAAGAAGCACTCAAAGAAGTCCAAGAAGCACCACAGGAAACGATCCCGCTCTCGATCGGTCGGTAGTCTTCATTGCACAAGACAACGAATT GGCTCAGAGTCTGAGGAAGAGGAATaccacaagaagaaaaagaggtcCCAGTCCAAATCTCCTTCTGAACGTTCATCTAGTGGAGAATCTG AGAGAAGTTataaaaaatccaagaaacacaagaagaagGGCAAGAAGAGACGTCACAAGTCT GCAACGCCAGACTCTGACAATGACAAGAAAGGAAGAGATCGCGATGGAAAGCGTGAAAAGGACTTAGAGAAAGATAAAGAGAACGACAAGTCTCGGGGGAAATCTCGCTCGGACTCGAAACAGAAGTCTCCtaaaagaaaagctgcaaaagAGGAG gGTGGTTGGGATACGTCAGGCAGTGAGCTGAGTGAAGGCGAGCTGGAGAAAAGGAGAAGAACTTTACTGGAACAGCTGGATGCACCTTGA
- the prpf40a gene encoding pre-mRNA-processing factor 40 homolog A isoform X1, whose protein sequence is MSSSDANNGPSQAPPYPGVPPSGIPPPFMGPPGIPPHFPPIGMPPMGQRPPSMTSMPPGIIPPGIMPPMGAPPMGQMPGMMPPMMPGMMMPPRMPAAAVQPTGPPGVDSTAAAPGTASTTNGSPQEEQPKKKSVWTEHKSLDGKTYFYNTETKQSTWEKPDELKSPAEQMLSKCPWKEYKSDTGKPYYYNSQTKESRWTKPKELEDLEAMIKAEENGTAEAMAPGTTAAPAVQADNTATMATVMEAETATAVSEEHLSQAAVHHTAEVKTADAPVVSLESSAATEATASIEITKEERPELQKKTYKWNTKEEAKQAFKELLKEKGVSSNSSWEQAMKMIINDPRYSALPKLSEKKQAFNAYKVQTEKEEKEEARIKYKESKETFQRFLENHEKMTSTTRYKKAEQMFSEQEVWSCVPERDRLEIYEDVLFFLAKKEKEQAKQLRKRNWEALKNILDNMANVTYRTTWSEAQQYLLDNPTFAEDEELQNMDKEDALICFEEHIRALEKEEEEEKQKTLLRERRRQRKNREAFQKFLDELHDHGQLHSMSAWMEMYPTLSSDIRFANMLGQPGSTPLDLFKFYVEDLKARYHDEKRIIKDILKDKGFLVEVNTSFEDFGSVISSDKRATTLDAGNIKLAFNSLLEKAEAREREREKEEARKMKRKEAAFKNMLKQATPPLEPETTWEEVRDRFLKESAFEDVTLESERKRIFKDFMHVLEHECQHHHSKTKKHSKKSKKHHRKRSRSRSVGSLHCTRQRIGSESEEEEYHKKKKRSQSKSPSERSSSGESERSYKKSKKHKKKGKKRRHKSATPDSDNDKKGRDRDGKREKDLEKDKENDKSRGKSRSDSKQKSPKRKAAKEEGGWDTSGSELSEGELEKRRRTLLEQLDAP, encoded by the exons ATG TCTTCATCGGACGCTAATAATGGCCCGAGCCAAGCACCACCTTATCCAGGTGTACCGCCCTCAGGGATACCTCCCCCATTT ATGGGACCACCAGGAATACCGCCTCATTTTCCTCCCATTGGAATGCCCCCTATGGGACAGCGACCACCCAGCATGACTTCCATGCCTCCTGGTATAATTCCTCCTGGTATCATGCCACCAATGGGGGCACCGCCAATGGGACAG ATGCCAGGCATGATGCCACCTATGATGCCAGGGATGATGATGCCCCCTCGCATGCCAGCTGCGGCTGTACAACCAACGGGACCG CCTGGTGTTGACTCCACAG ctgcagcaccTGGAACAGCT AGTACTACAAATGGATCTCCACAGGAGGAACAGCCAAAGAAG AAGTCCGTGTGGACAGAACACAAATCACTGGATGGGAAGACCTACTTCTACAATACAGAGACTAAGCAGTCCACATGGGAGAAACCAGATGAACTCAAATCTCCTGCTGAG caaatgctGTCTAAATGCCCTTGGAAGGAGTACAAGTCTGACACAGGGAAGCCTTATTATTACAACTCTCAGACGAAGGAGTCCAGATGGACCAAACCCAAAGAGCTGGAGGATCTGGAAG CTATGATCAAAGCAGAGGAGAATGG AACGGCAGAGGCAATGGCTCCTGGCACCACAGCAGCTCCTGCAGTGCAAGCAGATAATACAGCCACTATGGCAACCGTAATGGAGGCGGAAACTGCAACAGCAGTCTCAGAGGAGCACCTGTCTCAGGCGGCCGTGCATCACACAGCTGAGGTCAAGACTGCAGATGCACCTGTGGTGTCCTTAGAGAGCTCAGCTGCCACAGAGGCCACAGCCAG TATTGAAATCACAAAAGAGGAACGGCCTGAACTGCAGAAGAAAACTTACAAGTGGAACACTAAAGAGGAGGCGAAGCAGGCCTTCAAAGAGCTGCTGAAGGAGAAG GGTGTGTCCTCAAATTCCTCTTGGGAACAGGCTatgaaaatgataattaatGACCCTCGATACAG TGCACTTCCCAAACTGAGTGAGAAGAAACAGGCGTTCAATGCCTACAAAGTCCaaacagaaaaggaagaaaaagaggaggccAGAATTAAATACAAGGAGTCCAAAGAGACCTTTCAAAGGTTTTTGGAGAACCACGAGAAGATGACATCTACCACCAGATACAA GAAAGCAGAGCAGATGTTTAGTGAGCAGGAGGTGTGGAGCTGTGTACCAGAGAGGGACAGGCTGGAGATCTATGAAGATGTGTTGTTCTTCCTTGCTAAGAAAGAGAAG GAGCAAGCCAAGCAACTAAGAAAGAGAAACTGGGAAGCTCTGAAgaacattttggacaacatggcCAATGTAACATACCGCACTACCTGGTCTGAGGCCCAGCAGTACCTGCTAGACAACCCCACCTTTGCAGAGGACGAGGAGCTGCAGA ACATGGATAAAGAGGATGCCCTCATTTGTTTTGAGGAGCACATCCGGGcgctggagaaggaggaggaggaggagaaacagaagaCTCTTCTAAGAGAAAGGAGACGACAACGCAAAAACAGAGAGGCATTCCAG AAATTCCTGGACGAGCTCCACGACCACGGTCAGCTTCACTCCATGTCTGCCTGGATGGAGATGTACCCGACCCTGAGCTCAGACATTCGCTTCGCCAACATGCTTGGCCAGCCGG GTTCCACTCCCCTAGATCTGTTTAAATTCTATGTGGAAGACTTGAAGGCCCGCTACCATGATGAAAAGAGGATCATCAAAGATATTCTTAAG GACAAAGGCTTCCTGGTGGAAGTAAACACGAGCTTTGAAGACTTCGGATCAGTAATCAGCTCAGACAAGAGAGCCACCACACTGGATGCAGGAAACATCAAGCTGGCATTCAACAGT TTGCTGGAGAAGGCagaagccagagagagagagcgagagaaggaggaggccaggaagatgaagaggaaagaagcagcctttaaaaacatgctgaagCAGGCCACACCACCACTGGAGCCAGAGACTACGTGGGAGGAG GTCAGAGACAGATTCTTAAAGGAATCTGCCTTTGAAGACGTGACTCTGGAGTCAGAGAGGAAAAGGATATTCAAAGACTTTATGCATGTCCTAGAG catgaATGCCAACATCACCACTCCAAGACTAAGAAGCACTCAAAGAAGTCCAAGAAGCACCACAGGAAACGATCCCGCTCTCGATCGGTCGGTAGTCTTCATTGCACAAGACAACGAATT GGCTCAGAGTCTGAGGAAGAGGAATaccacaagaagaaaaagaggtcCCAGTCCAAATCTCCTTCTGAACGTTCATCTAGTGGAGAATCTG AGAGAAGTTataaaaaatccaagaaacacaagaagaagGGCAAGAAGAGACGTCACAAGTCT GCAACGCCAGACTCTGACAATGACAAGAAAGGAAGAGATCGCGATGGAAAGCGTGAAAAGGACTTAGAGAAAGATAAAGAGAACGACAAGTCTCGGGGGAAATCTCGCTCGGACTCGAAACAGAAGTCTCCtaaaagaaaagctgcaaaagAGGAG gGTGGTTGGGATACGTCAGGCAGTGAGCTGAGTGAAGGCGAGCTGGAGAAAAGGAGAAGAACTTTACTGGAACAGCTGGATGCACCTTGA
- the prpf40a gene encoding pre-mRNA-processing factor 40 homolog A isoform X2 — protein MSSSDANNGPSQAPPYPGVPPSGIPPPFMGPPGIPPHFPPIGMPPMGQRPPSMTSMPPGIIPPGIMPPMGAPPMGQMPGMMPPMMPGMMMPPRMPAAAVQPTGPPGVDSTAAAPGTASTTNGSPQEEQPKKKSVWTEHKSLDGKTYFYNTETKQSTWEKPDELKSPAEQMLSKCPWKEYKSDTGKPYYYNSQTKESRWTKPKELEDLEAMIKAEENGTAEAMAPGTTAAPAVQADNTATMATVMEAETATAVSEEHLSQAAVHHTAEVKTADAPVVSLESSAATEATASIEITKEERPELQKKTYKWNTKEEAKQAFKELLKEKGVSSNSSWEQAMKMIINDPRYSALPKLSEKKQAFNAYKVQTEKEEKEEARIKYKESKETFQRFLENHEKMTSTTRYKKAEQMFSEQEVWSCVPERDRLEIYEDVLFFLAKKEKEQAKQLRKRNWEALKNILDNMANVTYRTTWSEAQQYLLDNPTFAEDEELQNMDKEDALICFEEHIRALEKEEEEEKQKTLLRERRRQRKNREAFQKFLDELHDHGQLHSMSAWMEMYPTLSSDIRFANMLGQPGSTPLDLFKFYVEDLKARYHDEKRIIKDILKDKGFLVEVNTSFEDFGSVISSDKRATTLDAGNIKLAFNSLLEKAEAREREREKEEARKMKRKEAAFKNMLKQATPPLEPETTWEEVRDRFLKESAFEDVTLESERKRIFKDFMHVLEHECQHHHSKTKKHSKKSKKHHRKRSRSRSGSESEEEEYHKKKKRSQSKSPSERSSSGESERSYKKSKKHKKKGKKRRHKSATPDSDNDKKGRDRDGKREKDLEKDKENDKSRGKSRSDSKQKSPKRKAAKEEGGWDTSGSELSEGELEKRRRTLLEQLDAP, from the exons ATG TCTTCATCGGACGCTAATAATGGCCCGAGCCAAGCACCACCTTATCCAGGTGTACCGCCCTCAGGGATACCTCCCCCATTT ATGGGACCACCAGGAATACCGCCTCATTTTCCTCCCATTGGAATGCCCCCTATGGGACAGCGACCACCCAGCATGACTTCCATGCCTCCTGGTATAATTCCTCCTGGTATCATGCCACCAATGGGGGCACCGCCAATGGGACAG ATGCCAGGCATGATGCCACCTATGATGCCAGGGATGATGATGCCCCCTCGCATGCCAGCTGCGGCTGTACAACCAACGGGACCG CCTGGTGTTGACTCCACAG ctgcagcaccTGGAACAGCT AGTACTACAAATGGATCTCCACAGGAGGAACAGCCAAAGAAG AAGTCCGTGTGGACAGAACACAAATCACTGGATGGGAAGACCTACTTCTACAATACAGAGACTAAGCAGTCCACATGGGAGAAACCAGATGAACTCAAATCTCCTGCTGAG caaatgctGTCTAAATGCCCTTGGAAGGAGTACAAGTCTGACACAGGGAAGCCTTATTATTACAACTCTCAGACGAAGGAGTCCAGATGGACCAAACCCAAAGAGCTGGAGGATCTGGAAG CTATGATCAAAGCAGAGGAGAATGG AACGGCAGAGGCAATGGCTCCTGGCACCACAGCAGCTCCTGCAGTGCAAGCAGATAATACAGCCACTATGGCAACCGTAATGGAGGCGGAAACTGCAACAGCAGTCTCAGAGGAGCACCTGTCTCAGGCGGCCGTGCATCACACAGCTGAGGTCAAGACTGCAGATGCACCTGTGGTGTCCTTAGAGAGCTCAGCTGCCACAGAGGCCACAGCCAG TATTGAAATCACAAAAGAGGAACGGCCTGAACTGCAGAAGAAAACTTACAAGTGGAACACTAAAGAGGAGGCGAAGCAGGCCTTCAAAGAGCTGCTGAAGGAGAAG GGTGTGTCCTCAAATTCCTCTTGGGAACAGGCTatgaaaatgataattaatGACCCTCGATACAG TGCACTTCCCAAACTGAGTGAGAAGAAACAGGCGTTCAATGCCTACAAAGTCCaaacagaaaaggaagaaaaagaggaggccAGAATTAAATACAAGGAGTCCAAAGAGACCTTTCAAAGGTTTTTGGAGAACCACGAGAAGATGACATCTACCACCAGATACAA GAAAGCAGAGCAGATGTTTAGTGAGCAGGAGGTGTGGAGCTGTGTACCAGAGAGGGACAGGCTGGAGATCTATGAAGATGTGTTGTTCTTCCTTGCTAAGAAAGAGAAG GAGCAAGCCAAGCAACTAAGAAAGAGAAACTGGGAAGCTCTGAAgaacattttggacaacatggcCAATGTAACATACCGCACTACCTGGTCTGAGGCCCAGCAGTACCTGCTAGACAACCCCACCTTTGCAGAGGACGAGGAGCTGCAGA ACATGGATAAAGAGGATGCCCTCATTTGTTTTGAGGAGCACATCCGGGcgctggagaaggaggaggaggaggagaaacagaagaCTCTTCTAAGAGAAAGGAGACGACAACGCAAAAACAGAGAGGCATTCCAG AAATTCCTGGACGAGCTCCACGACCACGGTCAGCTTCACTCCATGTCTGCCTGGATGGAGATGTACCCGACCCTGAGCTCAGACATTCGCTTCGCCAACATGCTTGGCCAGCCGG GTTCCACTCCCCTAGATCTGTTTAAATTCTATGTGGAAGACTTGAAGGCCCGCTACCATGATGAAAAGAGGATCATCAAAGATATTCTTAAG GACAAAGGCTTCCTGGTGGAAGTAAACACGAGCTTTGAAGACTTCGGATCAGTAATCAGCTCAGACAAGAGAGCCACCACACTGGATGCAGGAAACATCAAGCTGGCATTCAACAGT TTGCTGGAGAAGGCagaagccagagagagagagcgagagaaggaggaggccaggaagatgaagaggaaagaagcagcctttaaaaacatgctgaagCAGGCCACACCACCACTGGAGCCAGAGACTACGTGGGAGGAG GTCAGAGACAGATTCTTAAAGGAATCTGCCTTTGAAGACGTGACTCTGGAGTCAGAGAGGAAAAGGATATTCAAAGACTTTATGCATGTCCTAGAG catgaATGCCAACATCACCACTCCAAGACTAAGAAGCACTCAAAGAAGTCCAAGAAGCACCACAGGAAACGATCCCGCTCTCGATCG GGCTCAGAGTCTGAGGAAGAGGAATaccacaagaagaaaaagaggtcCCAGTCCAAATCTCCTTCTGAACGTTCATCTAGTGGAGAATCTG AGAGAAGTTataaaaaatccaagaaacacaagaagaagGGCAAGAAGAGACGTCACAAGTCT GCAACGCCAGACTCTGACAATGACAAGAAAGGAAGAGATCGCGATGGAAAGCGTGAAAAGGACTTAGAGAAAGATAAAGAGAACGACAAGTCTCGGGGGAAATCTCGCTCGGACTCGAAACAGAAGTCTCCtaaaagaaaagctgcaaaagAGGAG gGTGGTTGGGATACGTCAGGCAGTGAGCTGAGTGAAGGCGAGCTGGAGAAAAGGAGAAGAACTTTACTGGAACAGCTGGATGCACCTTGA